Sequence from the Suncus etruscus isolate mSunEtr1 chromosome 1, mSunEtr1.pri.cur, whole genome shotgun sequence genome:
CACTTTCTCCTTCGCCAGGTTCTTTGGTTCCTTACTTGGGACACACCAGTCATCAGCCTCACTACTCATTTGGTAGTGTTTGAAGGCTGACTTATTGAATACTGGGAGCTTTTCTACAGACTCAGAAGACAGAGcctgaaagagaaaaggaagaagagagatcaAAAATAGCAAATTAGTGAAGACCTCATTTTTACttgaagcatttaaaaaaatcagattcAAATATTCAAACACTCAAAtgcattattttgatttatttagaaataaacttACGAGAATTCATAATATACCTACATATTTTACTGCATTACAGAAACTAAAAATTAACTATCATCTCTATCTTAGATGAGGCCTCAATGGTACATACACAATTACAAATTAAGGACTATAAGTGTCTCTAATGAATATTGTGAATGTCAGAGAGTTGAATAGTAAAGTAATTCTTTCCAGGCAAAACTCTATCTGCGACAAAGTGAgtcttaaatgttaattttttagcaGACTCTCCAAATATTTAAAGGATGTTGTATAAAAGTGAAAGCATTAATAGTTAAAAGGCCAAAGGTCATTTGGCAAAGCCCATTTTCAAAAGTTCGAATTATGCAATATAGCTTTACTAAAGACCAACATTAGCATGCACCTGTTTTCACTAACATCAAGAAGTCCAAAGAGGATATTTGCTTTTAAGACAAAGaggtagaaaacaaaaataatgccaGTGTGTATTTTGCTGAAGCCATCAGTAGGAGCAGTGAGAGTGGGACTGCCATGCTGCGAGAGCACAACAGTCAGCATCTCAGCATCAAATTGCTACAGTTTTGAATTGTCTGTGGGCTTCTTGGTTTTATCTCCAGATAAAACCCTCCAGATTTCCTGAGGTCATTATTAACTGCATAAAACTAAACATAACTGAATCTAGTCAATGTAGTGAGGTAAGACAGTTTGAGTGTTTTCTAGATTCTGAATGAGCACTGTTTAGATTTTCACCACCACTGACAGTGCTGAAATGATTACAGAAAAATATGGGTTTTGTTTTCAAAAGACAGGCAAGTATATAGGGCAAGTGTGTAGgatgtttagaaaaaaatatggtatGACTGAATTATTTATGGTGTTAAGCAATCAGTCAAGCATCCCATGGTATACATTAGTCATAGCAGATAACACATTGAGACAACATTAAGACAGACAACCATAGTAGTGGTTTTGACATTAGCAACTTGCCTGACCCAATAGATCCAGACCACAATGAAATATGAAGAGCTGCTTTCCTCTTTCCTACATATCTGTCAGTCTCCTCCTAAAGTCCCCACTACTCCTGTTCTTATGAACTACCTGATTCTGGAAAATTAAACTATactgtatatgtattatttttttctttatacagaAAACTACATTGTTCCTGCTTTTGTTAGaaatttgtgttattttaaattttaaaattttatgtgatatttgatttgatttagcAGATACTGAGTCCGgaaattctagaaaaattttCTATGTAAATTAATGGTAATTGATTCTAACTTCAGGCCATTTCAGTTTATGAAAGTTTTATAGtcgcattttattttatatagtgggAGTGAGGGAAACCTGTAATTTTCATGTGCAAAGAGGGAAGCTAGAGCTTTATGCTTTAGGTACTATTATCTGAAACTATGTTTTCACTAGAAATAGTTGGCAAATAATTAACAGAACCAGGACAAATTGCGGCTTTATCAGAAGTAGAAAAACATGTCCCAAGTTTTAGAGCTGAAACAGGAAATATCTGGCATCCCACTGACAGCTTTGAATAGTCAGCTTTCCTCCCTTGGATTTCTCTAATAAGGTCAGCTGAAGGTCTTAAATGCTTGATATATGTTGTTTTCCCAGTAGGAACATTATTAGCATATATTTCCcataaacttaaataaaagaaacacagtTGTTCTCAGAGATGTCAAAAGGAGTAACCTTAAAAAGTTCACATGAGCATGCACTCACTTTAAAAGTAATGATTTTCTTGGGACACAGTTTTGTTTCAATAGAAACAGGTAGTCTGGCCTTGCTTTCTTTTTGGTAAGTTACCATATTAAATAACAAATGATACATCTCCATACACTCCCCCCCCCATAGGATGATTTATGATGATTATTTGTATTAATTCAGTTTAAGAAATTCACAACAGATTATAGTATGTAGAATGGAAAAGGCAtcatttttataagtattttttcttttgaattcaaAGAATACCTTTAAGTAGATGATGGCATCTGTTCCATACCCTGACAAAGAGTAGAGATTCAAATCGCCCTGGAAGTACTTGGCATAGAGACGAGATATTGGCAAGCCATAACCAAAGCCAGcctaaagaagaaagataagttATTTGTAAAGATATGCATGTGCTCTTTGCTTTACATTATGTGAGAAGCAGCTATTATCCTCCTTGATAATGATGTGCTAGGACCTAGattaagtaattcttttttttttttttttttttgtggcttttgggtcacacccggcagtgctcaggggttactcctggctccatgctcagaaattgctcctggcaggcacaggggaccatatgggatgccgggattcgaaccatgaccttctgtatgaaaggcaaatgccttacctccatgctatctctccggccccagattaagTAATTCTAATAAGAGCTCCCTTGTAGACTTGTTTTACAATTTTCAGTTTGGTTTATCATTTTTACAGATTTCCCAAATCTACTCAAATGCATTAATCTGCCTCCACCAGTCTTCCATGGTTTGCATACATTTAATAAAGGATGGCTGAAATGAATTTATTTAGTCATGTCTTACCAAAGGAGCATTCCGGGAATTGTCCATCACAGGTTTAGGTGCAGTAGAGTATGTGTAACTGAAGAGGCGGTCAATGATCCTCAGTGGAACACCACCTCCTCTGTCTGAAATCTAAAACATATATCATCAGAGCTACACATTAAAAGGACTATGCatttatctatataaaatatatttagttcatTTGAAAGTTACTTGGTGCTAATGACTTAGATTTATTGCTCTAAGTAGAGAACATTACTATTATTGatatgtcttgttttgttttagtgctcacagagaaacaaaagcagaaaatggTTACCTTAATTGTAAGGTCTTCTTTTCCCAAGACAACAATCACTTCAATTGGTGTAAGGGAAGGACAATTTTCCTGGTGTTCCACTGTTGCCCTCATTgcattctagaagaaaaaaaagtcataggAATTCCAtgtcagaaaaatgaaggacaataaaaaaaactgtttatatgtttaaaatgAAAGCATCTTAGAGAGTAATTTAAAGTTCCTATTTTTTAAGTTAGTAGTAAAACAGCTCTGTAAATAGCCATTTATGAATGTATTATGCAGAATGTGtaatgaaaaatattcatttactGTGCAACATAACTCCTGGGAGAAACGTCTAATGGAAAAACAATTCTGCATGCTGTCAAGTTCTTATTTGTAAGCTTAATTTAAATGTAGAAATTGGTTTTTATAGTCCATTTCCTggctcttttctttctgtctttccatTACATTTTACATCCAAGTACCAAAGACTATTATGTAACAAATGAACAGTAAATCATTGAACCATTTATTGGCTCTTATAAAATTTTCTGGAAGAAAGTTGTTGATATTTAAAAGGatagtaaataattataaattaaattttaatttgcatttattatAGTTTGAACTTTTATCAGTGATGACAACATAAAGCTACAAATATTTTGCTTCATTAcaacttaagtaaaaaaaatcaataaaatgtatcTTTGTCTTTAGGAAAGGAGAAAGTAAAAAGTTTTTGGACAACTGAATGAATCTCATATAGGTAAAATTTTGACTCCTTTCACCCTTCTCTCTAGCCTtttggtaggttgtttgctttctGGTTTCTCTAAAATACTAAGTTCTAATCATTAGCTGAAGTAAAGGTTGTAGTAAAATTGGTATGCCACTgcagtaatattaaaataaattaaacaaatttattccaaaaaaaaaggttttatcaAAGTaagagattactttttttttatattccaaagGAGGGACCCCTAGGAACTATGTAAAAGCTTAcaggtatttttcttttcctttctttttatttttgtttaagtttAGAGTTTTAGTTTGATTTTAGAATCCATTAAAATGATTCCACTTATAACACCTAATTATCACAGATCAGTAAATACCAGAATGCactgaaaatttaattaaattgcaTATATACAGATCTAGAATGCAAACCTAACAGGCCTACCAGTTGGTTCTAATACACACAAGTTTAAGAAGTGCAGAAGGTGTTGTAATAGAACCAACAGCACCATCTCTTAATTCATTAAAGATTGAGTACCTCAAGTTCCTTCCCAGACCcactaaattaaaaatgtttattttaacaaAACTTCAGGTGATTCATATATGTATTAAAGTTGACCACTGAAAGAACTGACTGTCCTCTTAGTATACTAGATCAGGTTAGTCTTCCCACCTACAGTTAATTCTGAAACTGAAAATTGGATTTAGAGTTGGATCAGTTTGTGGGGGTGGAATGTAATAAGTCTCATTCACTGACTCATTCACTCCATGACCTTCCTTAATAAAggtaagaataactagtgctttgtTGGACACCTGAAAGAAAATTGGGAACAGGGAACATTGAGATGTGATGAATCATATTGTGCATTCTCAAGTATGTGCTGATGTTCCAAAGAACTGCATGAACCATtttcaagaattaaaaattagtttCTCTATTATGAATACAGAAGCAGGAAAAGACTAAGAAGCTTTcagtaagaataagaataagaaaaacaattttaaaaaaacaagtgaATATTTTGCTAAAGCCAAACTTAAAAGTATCATGACATGTCATACCTTGAATAGTTCAAAAAGCATATGATGAAGATGAGAAGGAACATAGACAATGTGAATAGGTTGGTCTGGaaattttcctaaaaaaataattaaacttacTTAGAACTGGTAAACCTTAAAATAAACCAGTTTtatcaaaatagtattttaagtATTAACATGATTAACACATTTTCCATTATCCTCtctaaaattctattctaaaacctCCCTCCCTCATAAATAATAaacactaatgaattattttcaaaatgccattatcatttttaattggtattttaattaaattttgcaTCTCTTTATAAAAAGTTAAATGAATGGTATAACAATAATGTCAAATTACACTTAATCATTTGTTATATTTACAAAATTCAGtatataaaaattacatgttcttttgaaaaagaaaaatattaatgtggTCATAAAATATAGCAACCAATTATTACTGGTTTAATTATACTTTCAATGCATACAAtgattcttgatttttttattgctcAGACACTAAGTATTGAAACCTACATATTTAAATTTCACCAAAAGGCTAATGGAAACAGGGAAATAAAGACTTTACAATACTCTTTGAAAAAACAGTATTATTCTTTGGAGCCTGGGACTTGGCAAAGTCTGAATAACTAAACACAAGGTCTGGTACGATTTCCATTTTATCAAATGGTTCAAAGCAGTTCGATGTAACAACACTGCTAGACTCTTAATACTAATAATGATGACATATATTTTTAAGTCTCTATActtctagttttaatttttagttttagttatttaaattgCACATACCCAATTAATGAATTAAGCATTTTTGAATAACTTGGTTTTTagcactcaaaataaaaaaacactattCGAGTAATTATtacctgaaaagattttttattaattttgactGAAAAAGAGgaggttattttaatttaaatacattgtcttgttttgaaaaacaaataggccataaggcaaaacaaaaaaatagtgccatgcatttaaaatattgctTCAGTCAATAAAGAATACTTCTCAGGTATCCTGGAACTCAAATTTCTGAGGTAAGCTCTGCTTTTAAACCAAAGGTATATACTTTTAGTACAACTAGAAATTTCTTTGATGAGATAATTTCACATGAGCATTGATTGCTATGTTAAGTTTTAAAATGTACCATAGGGCAGTAATATAGGCACAATGTAATATAGCGTATACCTCATATTTATTATGCTTGAGAAATTTTATACCCATTAAATAGCAACTCCTCCTATTACTCCTTCCTTGATTCCTGGTAATCACATTTTACTTTTGTGAGCTTGATGATATTAGAGACCTTGTATGAGTGTAATTTCTGTGGTCTTTGTCCCCTGTGACtgatttgtttacttatttttttatttttgtcacacctggaagtactcatgAGTTTCTCCTGCTGCTCAAGGGACAGAACAAACACGGGACTCCTAAATATGCTCCAGCTCTTGAGTTGATTCCCCCAGTTCTGTAACTGATTCTTGGagtgaaattttaaaagtatatttctatGGCCATCtggtgagtgaaataactcagagggagagagatagacacagaatagtctcactcatctatgggttttaaggaaataaaaaacattattgtaataatacagagacaatagaaatgaggtctggaaggaccagtctatgatatgaagcttaccacaaagagtggtgagtctagttagagaaataactacactgacaactatcatgacaatggtattgagctagagaaatagaatgcctgtttcaaatacatgTAAGGGTTGGGAgtggagggagttggggggcaaTGGTGTTTGGAATGTCGCACTGCtgaggggggggtgttctttttttttataactaaaacccaaacatgtttgtaatcatggtgcttaaataaagatattttaaaaagataaataaaaagtatttttcttagCACGTTTTACAAGTATAGGACCATATTTTCATATCATTTCACCCCTGGCAAAAACATGGGTAATCTGGGGACAGGTGGACAGGTGCAACACATACCTTGGTAGGAATGAGTATACACCTGCACAAAAACAACCACACACAATTTCCCTCTTAGATATTAGTAATCCTTTCGGTAGAAATCTCAGTTACCAAGTAATTTCTTCTTAGTTTTGATTGTTCTATTCCCATATTTGTTAGCGAGGATTTAAGACACTGGAACAGAATTGCTACTCTAAACTTAAATTATTAGTTCAGGGTATTATTAATTCATCATTAGCAACTTAATGTGCTCAATTGTAGCTCCAGTTGAGACAAAAAGAACTTGTAACAATTTTAGGCAAATTCAAAAGGTAAATATAAGAACATAGAATCTGTTTTGTGTTTAACAGAGATAATCTTGCTGGGAGAACACTAACATTCCCATAAAGTATACTTTATTTATGGGGtcggaggaatagcacagtggtagggagtttgcctttcacgtgcCTGACCCATGATGGACCGAGTTTctatcccccaacatcccatatggtccccccagccaggagcgatttctgagggcatagccaggagtaacccctgagcgtcacagggtgtggctcaaaaatcaaacaaacaaaaaccaaaccaaaacaaaaagtatacttTATTTACAACTTACCATTCACTTGCGTGAGTTTTAATTCTGGGGATGTTAAGTAATACTGATCACAAAGCATCTTTGAACACTCAAAGGCATCTGAAATAAAAGGATTTATCATAATGATGAAATGAATTTATGACAAgtgaaatgtaaaatttaatttaaattgcaTGCATCCTCGGCATGCATGCTTTCGTTAATCTAAAGTACATGTTTATAACATATGGAAAATgacttcttaatatttttatgaaagaagAATTAAGATAGTACTTAGGCTCTTGCTGTAGTTATAATAGAAATATGCACACTGCtgagataaaatataatttatataatatagccTCTTGGCAACTGATgcctttactttttaaattattataaatgaatataaagaacTCCATCCAAAGAAAGgagttttattaaataattaaaaattcaaatgaaatactttaaatataatttattcaccATATCTTCAACTACTGAATAACATTTTCAATAATGGAACATATAAATCTGTTAATTACCTTGTACCACTGCTACTACATCACAATTTGGATCAATGCTGCCAATGTGGGTT
This genomic interval carries:
- the PDK4 gene encoding pyruvate dehydrogenase kinase, isozyme 4; protein product: MKAARFVLRSAGSLSSASLVPREVDLFSRYSPSPLSMKQLLDFGSENACERTSFAFLRQELPVRLANILKEIDILPDRLLSTPSVQLVKSWYIQSLMDLVEFHEKNPEDHKALSDFVDTLIKVRNRHHNVVPTMAQGIIEYKDSCTVDPVTNQNLQYFLDRFYMNRISTRMLMNQHILIFSDSKSANPTHIGSIDPNCDVVAVVQDAFECSKMLCDQYYLTSPELKLTQVNGKFPDQPIHIVYVPSHLHHMLFELFKNAMRATVEHQENCPSLTPIEVIVVLGKEDLTIKISDRGGGVPLRIIDRLFSYTYSTAPKPVMDNSRNAPLAGFGYGLPISRLYAKYFQGDLNLYSLSGYGTDAIIYLKALSSESVEKLPVFNKSAFKHYQMSSEADDWCVPSKEPKNLAKEKVAV